In a single window of the Leisingera daeponensis DSM 23529 genome:
- the nusA gene encoding transcription termination factor NusA produces MAITSANQLELLQTAEAVAREKMIDPGLVIEAMEESLARAAKSRYGAEMDIRVSIDRKTGRATFTRVRTVVADDELENYQAEMTVEQARQYMANPEVGQTYVEEVPPVEMGRIAAQSAKQVILQKVREAERDRQYEEFKDRAGTIINGLVKREEYGNVIVDVGAGEAILRRNEKIGRESYRPNDRVRCYIKDVRREPRGPQIFLSRTAPEFMAELFKMEVPEIYDGIIEIKAVARDPGSRAKIAVVSYDGSIDPVGACVGMRGSRVQAVVNELQGEKIDIIPWNEDQPTFLVNALQPAEVTKVVLDEEAGKIEVVVPEEQLSLAIGRRGQNVRLASQLTGLDIDIMTEEEESARRQKEFEARTKLFMETLDLDEFFAQLLVSEGFTNLEEVAYVELDELLVIDGVDEGTAEELQARARDYLEAQAKAALDAARELGAEESLIQFEGLTPQMVEALAKDDVKSLEDFATCADWELAGGWTSNGGERVKDDGILEPFGVSLEEAQDMVMTARIMLGWVDPAELEAEAAEDEDAGEEEGEA; encoded by the coding sequence ATGGCTATCACCTCTGCAAACCAGCTGGAGCTGTTGCAAACCGCCGAGGCCGTGGCGCGCGAAAAGATGATCGACCCGGGTCTGGTGATCGAGGCGATGGAAGAAAGCCTCGCCCGTGCGGCCAAGAGCCGCTATGGCGCCGAGATGGATATCCGTGTGTCGATCGACCGCAAGACCGGGCGCGCCACCTTTACCCGCGTGCGCACCGTTGTCGCGGATGATGAGCTGGAAAACTACCAGGCCGAAATGACCGTTGAGCAGGCGCGCCAGTACATGGCGAACCCCGAAGTGGGCCAGACCTATGTCGAGGAAGTGCCGCCGGTTGAGATGGGCCGGATCGCAGCCCAGTCGGCCAAGCAGGTGATCCTGCAGAAGGTCCGCGAAGCTGAGCGCGACCGCCAGTACGAAGAATTCAAGGACCGCGCCGGCACGATCATCAACGGCTTGGTCAAGCGCGAGGAATACGGCAACGTCATCGTCGACGTGGGCGCGGGCGAAGCGATCTTGCGCCGCAACGAGAAGATCGGCCGCGAAAGCTACCGCCCGAACGACCGCGTGCGCTGCTACATCAAGGACGTGCGCCGCGAGCCGCGCGGCCCGCAGATCTTCCTGTCGCGCACCGCGCCGGAGTTCATGGCCGAGCTGTTCAAGATGGAAGTGCCGGAAATCTATGACGGCATCATCGAGATCAAGGCAGTCGCCCGCGACCCCGGCTCGCGCGCCAAGATTGCTGTCGTCTCCTATGACGGCTCGATCGACCCGGTCGGCGCCTGTGTTGGTATGCGCGGCTCCCGTGTGCAGGCCGTCGTGAACGAGCTTCAGGGCGAGAAGATCGACATCATCCCGTGGAACGAGGACCAGCCGACCTTCCTGGTGAACGCGCTGCAGCCGGCCGAAGTGACCAAGGTGGTGCTCGACGAGGAAGCCGGCAAGATCGAGGTTGTGGTGCCGGAAGAGCAGCTGTCGCTCGCTATCGGCCGCCGCGGCCAGAATGTGCGCCTGGCGTCGCAGCTCACCGGTCTCGATATCGACATCATGACCGAGGAAGAAGAGTCGGCCCGCCGCCAGAAAGAATTCGAGGCGCGCACGAAATTGTTCATGGAGACCCTTGATCTGGACGAGTTCTTTGCCCAGCTTCTGGTGTCTGAGGGCTTCACCAACCTGGAAGAGGTTGCTTATGTCGAGCTCGATGAGCTGCTGGTCATTGACGGTGTTGACGAAGGCACCGCCGAGGAGCTGCAGGCCCGTGCCCGCGACTATCTGGAAGCCCAGGCCAAGGCGGCCCTGGACGCAGCCCGCGAGCTGGGCGCCGAGGAAAGCCTGATCCAGTTCGAGGGCCTGACCCCGCAAATGGTCGAGGCGCTTGCCAAGGACGACGTGAAGTCGCTGGAAGATTTCGCCACTTGTGCGGACTGGGAACTGGCCGGCGGCTGGACCTCCAACGGCGGCGAGCGGGTCAAGGATGACGGCATCCTGGAGCCTTTCGGCGTATCGCTGGAAGAGGCGCAGGACATGGTCATGACCGCCCGCATCATGCTGGGCTGGGTCGATCCGGCTGAGCTGGAAGCGGAAGCGGCGGAAGACGAAGACGCTGGCGAAGAGGAAGGCGAAGCCTGA
- a CDS encoding RNA-binding protein → MTRGGVQKDRPEGSERKCIATGEIQPKQGLIRFVMGPEGQVVPDVMEKLPGRGVYVTSSRAALETAVKKKLFARGFKSQVQVSSGLAGEVETQVVRRLVGLISLARKSGDAVAGFEKVKDWLSKEEARVLIQASDGSGRGKSKLSTPYKGKFIGCLTADELGMAFGRQTVIHAALASGGLSKRVVDEAQRLQGLRETVGGSGRTEG, encoded by the coding sequence ATGACACGCGGCGGCGTTCAAAAAGACCGGCCCGAAGGCAGCGAGCGCAAGTGCATCGCAACCGGCGAGATCCAGCCCAAACAGGGGCTCATCCGATTTGTGATGGGACCCGAGGGCCAGGTCGTGCCCGATGTGATGGAAAAGCTGCCGGGCCGCGGCGTCTATGTGACGTCCAGCCGCGCGGCGCTGGAAACCGCCGTCAAGAAGAAGCTGTTCGCCCGCGGCTTCAAATCGCAGGTCCAGGTCTCCAGCGGGCTTGCCGGGGAGGTGGAGACCCAAGTGGTCCGCCGCCTCGTCGGGCTGATCAGCCTGGCGCGCAAGTCGGGCGACGCGGTGGCCGGTTTCGAGAAGGTCAAGGACTGGCTGTCCAAGGAAGAGGCCCGGGTGCTGATCCAGGCCTCTGACGGGTCGGGCCGCGGAAAGTCGAAGCTGAGCACGCCCTACAAGGGCAAATTTATCGGCTGCCTCACGGCGGACGAGCTGGGAATGGCATTTGGGCGCCAAACTGTGATACATGCCGCCCTCGCCTCTGGCGGACTCAGCAAACGTGTTGTAGATGAGGCGCAACGACTGCAAGGTTTGCGCGAAACGGTGGGCGGCAGCGGCCGCACGGAAGGATAA